The genomic stretch CAACACGTGTGATCTGGTACGGCTCCAACTCGAAGGCGCCGGATACGATGTGGTCTGCGCATTTGGCGGGAGGGATGCCCTAAACTCAGCCCGCGATGAACGGCCTGATATCATTCTCCTGGATATCGTTCTCCCCGAACTGGATGGCTTAGAAGTGTGTCGGGAGGTTCGCCGTTTCAGCAACACCCCGATCATGATGGTCTCCGGCCGAGATGAGGAGTTTGACCGGGTTCTGGGCCTCGAACTCGGTGCCGACGACTACGTGACGAAGCCTTTCAGTACGCGCGAGTTGGTTGCCAGGGTGCGCGCCGTCCTGCGCCGCTCGAATGATGTCTCCAAGCCGGAGGACCAGCAGGTGGTCAACCTGCCCGGATTCTACCTCAACGTCCTGTCTCGCGAAGTAAAGGTCAACGACAAACGGGTTGACCTCACTCCGAAGGAGTTCGACCTCCTATGGCACCTGGCCAGCAACCGTGATCGTGTATTTACCAGGGAACAACTGCTGAAGCAGGTCTGGGACTACAGCGAGTTTTTCGGCGACGAGCGCACGGTGGACCAGCACGTCAAGCGGCTCAGGCGCAAGATCGAGGTAGACCATTCACCCTGCAGAATAACCACCATCTGGGGCGTCGGCTACAAGTTCGAAACCACGGCCGCGACCGCCTGATCTGAGCCTCGAACTGCAAGCATCCTAGACGGAGCGCCCCGCGGCGCTCCGTCTTGTCGTTTCCCGCGTCCTCGTCAGTCTCGCTACAGCATTAAGGAATGACCGGGGAACTGTCCGATAATAGGTATGATACCTCGGCGAATCCGCCTCCTTGACACTGCTCCGGCGCCGTGCTATGGTTGCGCTGAACGGATTCGAGGTGGGTTTCGCCGGAAGAACCCCGGACGGAAGGGAACTCATAGGATATGGATATCTGCGTGATCGGGACAGGCTATGTCGGGCTTGTGACTGGTGCCGTGTTCGCCGACCTTGGCAACGATGTCGTCTGCGTGGACGTCAACCCCGAGAAAATCAACAAACTCAACCAGGGCATCATGCCTATCTACGAACCGGGCCTTGAGGAAATGGTGGCTCGGAATGTGGAGGACGATCGCCTGTCCTTCACGACCGATCTCGGGGCCGGTGTAGAGAAGGCAGAGGTCGTATTCATCGCTGTCGGGACGCCCCCTGGGCCTGACGGAGAGCCGGACCTCTCGCAGGTCACGGAAGTCGCCCGCGGCGTCGCAAAGCACCTGAACCGCTACAAGGTCGTCGTGAACAAGAGCACGGTCCCGATCGGC from Armatimonadota bacterium encodes the following:
- a CDS encoding response regulator transcription factor: MQSFRYVSAATVSPGRCASRSSPAGFCWSSRTFDSERTTQVAKQKVLVVEDDPNTCDLVRLQLEGAGYDVVCAFGGRDALNSARDERPDIILLDIVLPELDGLEVCREVRRFSNTPIMMVSGRDEEFDRVLGLELGADDYVTKPFSTRELVARVRAVLRRSNDVSKPEDQQVVNLPGFYLNVLSREVKVNDKRVDLTPKEFDLLWHLASNRDRVFTREQLLKQVWDYSEFFGDERTVDQHVKRLRRKIEVDHSPCRITTIWGVGYKFETTAATA